Proteins encoded within one genomic window of Setaria italica strain Yugu1 chromosome IV, Setaria_italica_v2.0, whole genome shotgun sequence:
- the LOC101771089 gene encoding zinc finger CCCH domain-containing protein 44, which translates to MDAAGRKRAAPEGANGAGGPKRAREGETTQMGVGSKSKPCTKFFSTAGCPFGASCHFLHNFPGGYQAVAKMTNLGGPPVPAPPARMPMGHGAPDGPPSPAVKTRMCNKYNTAEGCKWGSKCHFAHGERELGKPMQMDNSMGAPPMGPGPNGHFMAPPMPVPDMVPPSTFGASATAKISVDASLAGGIIGKGGTNTKHISRVTGAKLAIRDNEADPNLKNIELEGTFDQIKHASAMVTDLIVRISGKAPPQAKNNPGRGPHAGGAGSNFKTKLCENFNKGSCTFGDRCHFAHGESELRKPAAA; encoded by the exons AtggacgccgccggccgcaagCGGGCCGCGCCGGAGGGCGCCAACGGCGCGGGCGGCCCCAAGCGCGCGAGAG AAGGCGAGACAACTCAAATGGGTGTAGGAAGCAAATCCAAGCCGTGCACCAAATTTTTCAG CACTGCTGGCTGCCCCTTTGGTGCAAGTTGCCACTTTCTCCATAACTTCCCTGGTGGTTACCAGGCTGTTGCAAAGATGACCAACTTGGGTGGACCGCCTGTTCCGGCTCCTCCAGCGAGAATGCCTATGGGACATGGTGCTCCTGATGGTCCACCTTCACCTGCTGTGAAGACTCGCATGTGTAACAAGTACAACACTGCAGAAGGATGTAAATGGGGGAGCAAATGCCACTTTGCTCATGGAGAGAGGGAGCTTGGAAAGCCCATGCAGATGGACAACTCAATGGGAGCTCCTCCAATGGGACCAGGGCCCAACGGTCACTTTATGGCCCCGCCAATGCCTGTCCCAGACATGGTTCCTCCATCAACATTTGGTGCTTCAGCCACAGCCAAGATCAGTGTTGATGCATCACTTGCTGGTGGTATCATTGGGAAGGGTGGTACCAACACAAAGCATATATCCCGTGTGACTGGCGCCAAGCTAGCCATCCGGGACAATGAGGCTGATCCCAACCTTAAAAACATTGAGCTTGAGGGAACATTCGACCAGATCAAGCATGCTAGCGCAATGGTCACGGATTTGATTGTCCGCATCAGTGGTAAGGCCCCTCCACAAGCCAAGAACAACCCAGGCAGGGGTCCTCACGCCGGGGGGGCTGGAAGCAACTTCAAGACCAAACTGTGCGAGAATTTCAATAAAGGCTCCTGCACGTTTGGTGATAGGTGCCACTTTGCTCATGGCGAAAGTGAGCTTCGCAAACCTGCTGCTGCCTGA
- the LOC101770691 gene encoding protein N-terminal asparagine amidohydrolase, whose translation MLLIDGEPVLSSSAGAASRAGAIGMELVAALTGHPGLRDAADRLKATPERRISAEQEGAPRHVYVFQREYATVDPARVELVGTDEATTCIGVVIRNNRTGMTSVSHMDFPKIVEGGLKQMLELLGDDNAPFDVHLIGGFSDASTKVVRSSGKKHIKQEGYSYPLCCKIVEVLHKSQQQFHLRSFCVLGNNTTTDSLGNALPVIGGFVVQTSSGVVMPASFDMNSRCPDEVVRRIRVSVCSYDPTWQGRLLETYDTQCDVFRIAPACWMPDWADIASSLNQLSDSEVLMQCSTSPAAEPPHFVENERRIWKYLINNPDWEETFPKHKSRVFHRASDGSWSRYS comes from the exons ATGCTCCTCATCGACGGCGAGCccgtcctctcctcctccgccggcgccgcctcccgcgcg GGGGCCATCGGGATGGAGCTCGTGGCGGCGCTCACGGGGCACCCCGGGCTCCGCGACGCGGCCGACCGGCTCAAGGCCACGCCGGAGAGGCGGATCTCCGCGGAGCAGGAGGGGGCGCCCAGGCACGTCTACGTCTTCCAGCGGGAGTACGCCACGGTGGATCCGGCGCGCGTCGAG TTAGTGGGCACAGACGAGGCTACTACATGCATCGGTGTAGTAATTCGCAACAACAGGACTGGAAT GACCTCCGTTAGCCATATGGATTTCCCAAAAATTGTGGAGGGAGGGCTCAAACAGATGTTGGAATTACTTGGTGATGACAATGCACCATTTGAT GTTCACCTTATTGGTGGCTTTTCTGATGCTTCGACAAAG GTAGTCCGTTCCTCTGGAAAGAAGCACATCAAACAGGAAGGGTATTCCTATCCACTATGTTGCAAAATAGTTGAAGTGCTGCATAAGTCCCAGCAACAATTCCATCTCCGGTCGTTCTGTGTCCTTGGGAATAACACAACGACTGATTCACTTGGGAATGCGCTGCCAGTAATTGGTGGATTTGTG GTTCAAACCTCTTCTGGAGTTGTCATGCCAGCAAGCTTTGACATGAACTCAAGATGTCCAGATGAAGTTGTCAGGAGAATTCGTGTGAGTGTTTGTTCTTATGATCCAACTTGGCAAGGAAGGTTACTGGAGACTTATGATACTCAGTGTGATGTTTTTCGAATTGCACCTGCCTGCTG GATGCCAGATTGGGCCGATATAGCATCCTCACTTAACCAGCTTTCGGATTCTGAAGTCCTGATGCAATGCTCCACCTCTCCAGCTGCAGAACCACCTCATTTTGTGGAAAATGAAAGAAG GATATGGAAATACTTGATCAATAACCCAGACTGGGAAGAGACGTTCCCCAAGCACAAGTCCCGGGTCTTCCACAGGGCCAGTGACGGAAGCTGGTCAAGGTACTCATAG
- the LOC101769881 gene encoding uncharacterized protein LOC101769881, with translation MPAAARGGSHTATPTTRPKIKIIHIIAPEIIKTDVANFRDLVQRLTGKPVPSASVAVGMATTTSPPVQEEEKGTTKKRPAPAAVTTTTTERSDFTAQQEPSKKTKIKCEVKVEEGGFGDYYDLADRSSDLWMDLNPGGFLSFLEEEADVFQGLAAADDFLLPLGSSRLDLVGEMYASGFIQA, from the coding sequence atgccggcggcggcgcgtgggggCTCGCAcacggcgacgccgacgacgcggcCCAAGATAAAGATCATCCACATCATTGCGCCGGAGATCATCAAGACCGACGTCGCCAACTTCCGGGACCTCGTGCAGCGGCTCACCGGCAAGCCCGTCCCGTCTGCCAGCGTGGCGGTCGGCATGGCAACAACGACATCACCGCCGGtacaggaggaggagaaggggacgACCAAGAAGAGGCCGGCGCCGGCTGCGGTGACGACGACAACGACGGAGAGGAGCGATTTCACGGCGCAGCAGGAGCCCAGCAAGAAGACGAAGATCAAATGCGAGGTGAAGGTGGAGGAAGGAGGTTTCGGTGACTATTACGACCTTGCTGATCGCAGTAGCGACCTGTGGATGGATCTCAACCCGGGAGGCTTCCTGAGCTtcttggaggaggaggccgacgtCTTCCAAGGTCTGGCTGCCGCCGATGACTTCCTTCTGCCTCTCGGTTCATCAAGGCTGGATTTGGTTGGTGAAATGTACGCGTCAGGATTCATACAGGCCTAG
- the LOC101770284 gene encoding uncharacterized protein LOC101770284, whose amino-acid sequence MAPPGSRRWAYVRLMAGTILGGVLGFYVMHRIETSYKERMEERLRRYEAHMLAKAQEAQQLQDEAQREDKAQLLPDS is encoded by the exons ATGGCGCCGCCGGGGTCGCGGCGTTGGGCGTACGTGCGTCTCATGGCCGGGACCATCCTCGGCGGCGTGCTTGGGTTCTACGTCATGCACCGCATCGAGACCTCCTACAAG GAGaggatggaggagaggctgcGGAGGTACGAGGCGCACATGCTCGCCAAGGCCCAGGAGGCGCAGCAGCTGCAGGACGAGGCGCAGCGGGAGGATAAGGCCCAGCTCCTGCCCGATTCGTga
- the LOC101782974 gene encoding putative disease resistance protein RGA3: MRLTEGLIDATVVAWDGTIPLLKMGAELTVTGWFLSPIIREMQDTALAYIRGQFSWKKDQEKDLERLDTILTEILTVVDVIEKREIKDGNQRRLLSILKDAIYSAVDVLDSFQYMVLKSKVDRQSVVSRVNSSCVHLSKRLMGINKFRQKLADILEKLDQVKVTADTLLKVVNFDNSTARLLPVTRLRVTSPLKENHHIYGRRDELDKLRDMLFEISDSNAPGPSNAPVLSDSSINVISIVGVGGVGKTSLAQMAFRDEQIRTNFSLRMWVSVSDTYDEIRLTRAILESLTDANYHTVTEFEELQNALREKLEGKKFLLILDDVWYDEDKTQWENELLWSKVLSSLNTGLEGSKILVTTRADKACSILQVRIAPLRLRGLDIDDYWLLFRNCAFGEKYPGQFPELKEIGIQICQRLNGLPLAAKIIGRLLNADLDVSHWKKVLESDLSDDVMKVLRLSYQHLPVQLKLCFSFCSLFPKDWRFEPKMLTEMWIAQGFIQKEDSYDTDSNIEDVAKGYFDELVQRSFFERSLLNLPTEYIMHDLINDLARNVSKDEYIRIENDKQKEIPVNIRHLSISANLLSSMKKAELRNLRTLIVWMKTWPCLKFSFPDDIFKKLKSIRVLDLSGCCLDRLPTSVQVLKHLRYFALRVPERPWQTSLTRLYHLEVLVTVGHSCRESERVNLPANMKRNLLNLRKAYLFHVGGTTISGFGGDTLLHGQGEFHVKKESGYRLGELKEIKNIRGQLKIRFLENVEHPQEAINACLDCKEHIEYLELEWSINARALTSELDFDVLNALRPHPDLERLKIIGYRGTGSPTWFETNWLIALGSVVLENCMGWSQFPPLGQLPLLKYLELRGMHAVRQIGQEFYGIDEIKGFPMLQDIVFDGMLNWEGWSGSEDSSLLPCLERLHISKCPKLRETPTFNSTPRVEVEIASGSPPVSCLVDSLIATASRLIFLVSSYSFLSDLTTEQLNHVVELNLRNCADPMPACGFHRLSSLQVFRISNCLKLLSSISTEAVENQDANFLPPALCHIEIAQSKVHSSLLPRYLQGLTCLSALVLNSCHLMSSLSFASEPHHLTDLETITIKDCNELASLDGFRNLSALRELVVADCYNFCSLPADLNTVGSLEKLVLCGCPSMRFLPEDGLPASMRTILLSKCHPELDSQLQRKEGAEWDKILHIPEKKLEGAVHVITMPASTSICKLLLIVLWRSVYCVPSIHKVTAFSR; this comes from the exons ATGAGGCTCACAGAGGGGCTCATCGATGCTACCGTGGTGGCCTGGGACG GAACAATACCTCTTCTCAAGATGGGTGCTGAGCTAACTGTTACGGGATGGTTCTTGTCGCCAATCATAAGGGAGATGCAAGACACCGCTTTGGCCTACATAAGGGGGCAATTTAGTTGGAAGAAGGATCAGGAGAAGGACCTTGAACGCCTGGACACCATTCTCACGGAGATCCTGACAGTTGTGGATGTCATTGAGAAGCGGGAGATTAAGGATGGCAACCAGAGGAGGCTGCTAAGCATACTTAAAGATGCCATTTACAGTGCTGTTGATGTGCTGGACAGCTTCCAATATATGGTCCTGAAGTCCAAGGTCGACAGACAATCTGTGGTGAGTCGAGTCAACTCATCCTGTGTTCACTTGAGCAAACGTTTGATGGGTATCAACAAGTTCCGGCAGAAGCTAGCAGATATTTTGGAGAAACTAGATCAGGTAAAAGTGACAGCAGATACCTTATTGAAAGTAGTTAATTTTGACAATTCTACTGCAAGGTTATTGCCAGTAACGCGGCTGCGTGTAACTTCCCCTTTAAAAGAAAATCACCATATATATGGTCGAAGAGATGAGCTTGATAAGCTGAGAGATATGTTGTTTGAGATAAGTGACAGTAATGCACCTGGACCCAGCAATGCACCTGTACTTAGTGACTCAAGCATTAATGTTATATCCATTGTTGGTGTTGGTGGGGTTGGGAAGACTAGCCTTGCACAGATGGCATTCAGAGATGAACAAATACGCACAAACTTCAGTCTCAGAATGTGGGTTTCTGTATCTGATACTTATGATGAGATTAGATTAACAAGGGCTATTTTGGAATCTTTAACTGATGCAAATTATCACACTGTTACTGAATTTGAAGAATTACAGAATGCTCTTCGTGAAAAGCTAGAGGGAAAGAAATTTCTTCTCATACTGGATGATGTTTGGTATGACGAGGACAAGACACAATGGGAAAATGAATTACTGTGGAGCAAAGTCTTGTCTTCCTTAAACACTGGACTGGAAGGGTCAAAGATTTTGGTGACAACTCGAGCTGACAAAGCTTGCAGTATCCTACAGGTTAGGATAGCCCCTTTACGTTTGAGAGGATTGGACATAGATGATTACTGGTTGCTATTCAGAAACTGTGCCTTTGGTGAGAAATATCCAGGACAATTTCCAGAACTTAAGGAAATAGGAATACAGATTTGTCAGAGATTGAATGGTTTGCCTCTTGCTGCGAAGATAATCGGTCGGCTATTGAATGCTGATTTAGATGTCAGCCACTGGAAGAAAGTGCTGGAGAGTGATTTATCTGATGATGTCATGAAGGTTCTGAGGTTGAGTTACCAACACTTACCTGTCCAATTGAAGCTATGCTTCAGCTTCTGCAGCCTTTTTCCGAAGGACTGGCGTTTTGAGCCTAAAATGCTTACTGAAATGTGGATTGCACAGGGTTTCATACAGAAGGAGGATTCATACGACACTGATTCGAATATTGAGGATGTAGCAAAGGGCTACTTTGACGAACTTGTGCAGAGATCATTCTTTGAGCGCTCATTGTTGAACCTTCCAACTGAGTATATCATGCATGATTTGATCAATGACTTGGCTCGGAATGTTTCAAAGGATGAATATATCAGGATTGAAAATGATAAGCAAAAGGAGATCCCAGTAAACATTCGCCATTTATCAATATCAGCAAATTTGTTAAGTAGCATGAAGAAAGCAGAGTTGAGAAATTTGCGTACCTTGATTGTTTGGATGAAAACATGGCCTTG TCTAAAATTTTCCTTTCCAGATGATATATTCAAGAAGTTGAAAAGCATCCGGGTGCTGGACTTGAGTGGTTGTTGCTTGGACAGGCTACCTACATCAGTACAAGTTCTTAAACATTTGCGCTATTTTGCTCTCCGGGTTCCTGAGAGACCATGGCAAACATCACTGACTCGACTCTACCACCTGGAGGTGTTGGTCACCGTAGGACATTCCTGCCGGGAAAGTGAACGCGTCAATCTCCCCGCAAACATGAAGAGGAACCTGCTCAATTTGAGAAAAGCTTACCTTTTCCATGTTGGTGGTACCACGATATCTGGTTTTGGAGGGGACACTCTTCTCCATGGCCAAGGGGAATTCCACGTCAAGAAGGAGAGTGGCTACAGATTGGGTGAGCTAAAAGAGATTAAAAATATCAGAGGACAATTAAAAATTCGGTTTCTTGAGAATGTTGAACATCCACAAGAGGCAATCAATGCCTGCCTAGATTGCAAAGAGCATATAGAATATTTGGAACTCGAGTGGAGCATCAATGCAAGGGCTCTAACTTCTGAACTAGATTTTGATGTGCTCAATGCCCTTAGACCTCACCCTGATCTTGAACGGCTAAAAATCATCGGATACAGAGGAACGGGGTCACCCACTTGGTTTGAGACAAATTGGCTTATCGCATTGGGTTCCGTAGTTCTTGAGAACTGCATGGGTTGGTCACAGTTTCCCCCTCTTGGACAGCTTCCACTGCTCAAGTATCTTGAACTGAGAGGCATGCACGCTGTCAGGCAGATAGGCCAAGAATTCTATGGGATTGATGAGATAAAAGGCTTTCCAATGTTACAAGACATTGTATTTGATGGCATGCTCAACTGGGAAGGGTGGTCTGGAAGCGAAGATAGCTCTTTGCTCCCATGTCTTGAAAGACTACACATATCAAAGTGTCCTAAGCTTCGAGAAACGCCAACCTTTAATTCAACACCAAGAGTTGAAGTGGAAATAGCATCTGGTTCTCCACCAGTCTCGTGTTTAGTTGATTCACTAATTGCAACAGCATCGCGGTTGATCTTTCTTGTCAGTTCGTACAGCTTCTTGAGTGACCTAACCACTGAGCAGCTCAATCATGTTGTTGAGTTAAATCTGAGGAACTGCGCAGATCCGATGCCAGCTTGTGGATTTCACCGACTTAGCTCTCTTCAGGTGTTCAGGATTAGCAACTGTTTAAAATTGCTTTCATCCATCAGTACAGAAGCAGTTGAAAATCAGGACGCAAATTTTCTTCCTCCAGCTCTTTGCCACATTGAAATAGCTCAAAGCAAAGTTCATTCCAGCTTATTACCAAGGTATTTGCAAGGCCTAACTTGCCTCTCAGCATTGGTGCTCAATAGCTGCCATTTGATGAGCTCATTGTCATTTGCTTCTGAACCCCACCACCTCACTGATTTGGAAACAATAACCATTAAAGATTGTAACGAGCTAGCTTCATTGGATGGATTTAGAAATCTTAGTGCTCTCCGAGAGTTGGTAGTTGCGGATTGTTACAATTTCTGCTCCTTGCCAGCTGACTTGAATACAGTGGGGTCTCTTGAGAAATTAGTTCTATGTGGGTGCCCATCGATGAGGTTTCTCCCTGAAGATGGCCTGCCAGCTTCTATGCGAACGATTTTGCTATCAAAGTGCCATCCAGAGCTCGATAGCCAGCTTCAAAGGAAGGAAGGTGCTGAGTGGGACAAGATTCTTCATATCCCTGAAAAGAAACTAGAG GGTGCTGTTCATGTTATTACAATGCCTGCATCCACTTCGATATGCAAACTTCTACTCATTGTTCTTTGGCGGAGTGTGTACTGTGTACCAAGCATCCACAAAGTCACAGCATTTTCTCGTTGA